The Nitrospira sp. genome has a segment encoding these proteins:
- the rpmD gene encoding 50S ribosomal protein L30 translates to MAKSTAGTKNLTITLKRSPIGTAYRYRLVLQGLGLRKPHQTVVRPDTPQVRGLIGKVSYLLEVKNA, encoded by the coding sequence ATGGCGAAGAGCACGGCAGGCACAAAAAATCTGACGATTACCTTGAAGCGAAGTCCGATCGGGACGGCGTACCGGTACCGGCTCGTATTGCAGGGATTGGGGTTGCGCAAACCGCATCAGACGGTGGTTCGGCCGGACACGCCGCAAGTGCGCGGGCTGATTGGCAAGGTCTCGTATCTCCTGGA